A region from the Gossypium hirsutum isolate 1008001.06 chromosome A08, Gossypium_hirsutum_v2.1, whole genome shotgun sequence genome encodes:
- the LOC121204597 gene encoding organic cation/carnitine transporter 7 codes for MDYKAAGLYTLDEALETVGFGKFQGFVLGYAGLGWFAEAMEIMILSFIGQAVKSEWQLSSGQESLLSTIVFAGMLLGANTWGLLSDNYGRRKGFLTISMVTFGAGLLSTFSPNYLTLVVLRGLVGFGLGGSSVFLSWFLEFIPASNRGMWMVVFSTFWTFGSIFEAALAWIVMPRLNWRWVLAFSAVPSFALLILYGVAPESPRYLCMKGNTSDALRILEKIASVNQTKLPPGVLLSGRSNDKDEESSPSENTAPLLPSLSKTTTQSKSGFSSFFMLFSSKLIRTTLLLWVLFFGDSFSYYGIILLTSKLSSGQSTCFPSLQSNINPQDDGLYLNAFITSMAELPGLLLSAILVDRVGRKQSMAIMFGLAFIFLSPLLIQQPAVLTTCLLFGARMNAMGTFTVASIYSPELYPTSVRTTGAGVASAIGRIGGMVCPLVAVGLVNECHQTAAVALFLVAIVVSIVCIQLFPYDTKGRELSDTS; via the exons ATGGATTATAAAGCGGCTGGTTTATATACGTTGGATGAAGCCCTTGAAACTGTGGGGTTTGGGAAATTCCAGGGCTTTGTTCTTGGATACGCTGGTCTTGGTTGGTTTGCTGAAGCCATGGAGATTATGATTCTTTCCTTTATAGGACAAGCTGTTAAGTCTGAGTGGCAACTTTCCTCTGGTCAGGAGAGCCTTTTAAGTACCATCGTTTTTGCTGGGATGCTTCTCGGAGCCAATACATGGGGCCTTTTATCAGATAACTACGGGAGGAG GAAAGGTTTTCTTACTATATCTATGGTAACTTTTGGAGCTGGATTACTGAGCACATTCTCTCCAAACTATTTAACGCTTGTTGTTCTTCGAGGTTTGGTTGGTTTTGGCCTTGGTGGCTCATCTGTATTCTTATCCTGGTTTCTAGAGTTTATTCCAGCTTCTAATAGAGGCATGTGGATGGTAGTGTTTTCTACTTTCTGGACATTTGGATCAATTTTTGAGGCTGCTCTTGCATGG ATTGTCATGCCCAGGTTAAACTGGAGGTGGGTACTTGCATTTTCGGCTGTGCCATCTTTTGCTTTGCTTATTTTGTATGGTGTTGCACCCGAGTCTCCGAGATACCTATGCATGAAAGGTAACACAAGTGATGCACTTCGAATTCTGGAGAAGATAGCTTCAGTGAACCAAACAAAGCTTCCTCCTGGTGTCCTACTTTCTGGTAGATCAAATGACAAGGATGAAGAGTCTTCTCCATCAGAAAATACTGCCCCATTACTTCCCTCACTCAGTAAAACTACCACACAATCAAAATCAGGCTTCTCATCATTTTTTATGCTTTTCTCTTCAAAATTAATTAGAACAACGCTGCTCCTATGGGTACTATTCTTTGGAGATTCATTTTCATATTATGGTATCATATTGCTTACCTCTAAGCTAAGTAGTGGACAAAGTACATGTTTCCCATCTCTACAAAGCAATATAAATCCCCAGGATGATGGTCTCTACCTAAATGCATTCATCACCAGTATGGCAG AGCTACCTGGGCTTCTTCTGTCAGCAATATTGGTTGATAGGGTTGGCCGCAAGCAGTCAATGGCAATTATGTTCGGCTTAGCATTTATTTTCCTTTCACCACTGCTAATCCAGCAGCCTGCTGTGTTAACTACTTGCTTATTATTTGGAGCTCGTATGAATGCCATGGGAACCTTTACAGTTGCCTCCATATATTCCCCTGAG TTATATCCAACCTCGGTGCGGACAACAGGGGCGGGAGTTGCAAGTGCTATAGGAAGAATTGGTGGTATGGTATGTCCTCTTGTTGCAGTGGGATTGGTGAATGAATGTCATCAAACAGCAGCTGTAGCGCTATTTTTGGTCGCTATAGTTGTTTCGATAGTTTGTATCCAACTCTTCCCCTATGATACGAAGGGACGGGAGCTTAGTGATACTAGTTGA